CGCAGGTGTACTTGCCGAACTCGGCGATCGAGGCCTCGTCGGGGCTGCGCGCCCAGGCGATCGCGTCCTCGGCGGTGAAGGCCTTGCCGTCGCCGTCCGCCGCCCCGTCCGCGGGGGCCTCGGACGACGCGCCATCCTCGGGCGTCCCGCTCGGGTCCGCCGTGCCGGTGGCGGCATCCGTGGCCTTGGTGCTGGGGTCGTCGGTCGGCTCGCCGTCGGCGCTCAGGTCGAGACCCGGACGGCCGAGGCCGCCGGGCAGGCCTCCGGTGGACTGGGCGCACGGGCCCTGGGAGAAGTCCGAGCAGGCGACCAGGCGGAAGCGCAGCTGCGCCTGCCGCTTGACGGTCTCCTCGAGCTGGTCACGGTCGGCGCCCTTGCCCGGCACCTCGACGACGATGTTGCGCCCGCCCTGGGTGGTGACCGCCGCCTCGGCGACACCGGAGCCGTTGACGCGCTGGTCGATGATCCGGCGCGCCTCCTCGAGGTTCTCCTTGCTGGGGGTCCCGTCGGTGGTCAGCGTGATCCGGGTGCCGCCCTGGAGGTCGAGGCCGAGGGCTGGACGCCACGGCTTCTCCGGCGGCTTGACGCCGGCCTGCGACAGCGCGGTGAGTCCGTAGACCACGGCGAGGCCGAGGAAGAAGATGATCAGGTTGCGCCCGGGGCGCGGACGGCGCGCGGCCATGCTCAGCGCTCCTCTTCGGGGTCGGTGGAGTCGTCGTCGGGGGCGTCGGCGGCCGCGGTCTCGGCGAGGTCGCGGCGTACGGACGCCACGGCGCCGCGCACGACCTCGACCACCACGCCGGGCGCGATCTCGAGCTCGAGGTTGTCACCGGTCGTGGCGACGATGGTGCCGAAGATGCCGGACGTCAGCATCACGTCGTCGCCGACGGACAGCTGCGACTGGAGCTCGGCAGCCTGCTTGCGCTGGCGGGACGCCGGCCGGATGATCAGCAGCCAGAAGATGACGGCGATCGCGACGATCGGCAGCAGTTGTGCAGCGTCTTTCACAGACGAACCTCTCCAGCGGGGCAGGGATGAGCACCGCTCCTGCGTGGCAGGGGCGGGCCGACAGGGAAGTGTAGCCACGGACCCCAGCCGCCGCGGGATCGGCGGGGTCAGTCCTCGAAGAGGGTCGGCGTCGCCTCGTCCGTCGGGTACGACGGCGCCGGCATCCCGAGGTGCGCCCAGGCCGCCGGCGTGGCGATCCGGCCCCGTGGGGTGCGGGCGAGGAAGCCGTTGCGCACGAGGAACGGCTCGGCGACCTCCTCGACGGTCTCCCGCTCCTCGCCGACGGCGACCGCGAGCGTGGAGACGCCCACCGGTCCCCCGCCGAAGCGGCGGCACAGGACGTCGAGGACGGCGCGGTCGAGCCGGTCGAGGCCGAGCCCGTCGACCTCGTACAGGTCGAGGGCGGCCTCGGCGACGCTGCGCGTCACGGTGCCGTCGGCGCGGACCTGGGCGTAGTCGCGCACCCGGCGCAGCAGGCGGTTGGCGATGCGTGGCGTGCCACGCGAGCGGCCGGCGATCTCGGCCGAGCCCTCAGCGGTGAGCTCGACGCCGAGCAGCCCCGCCGAGCGGCCGACGATCAGGTCGAGCTCGGCGGGCTCGTAGAACTCGAGGTGAGCGGTGAAGCCGAACCGGTCGCGCAGCGGACCCGGCAGCAGGCCCGCCCGGGTGGTCGCGCCGACGAGGGTGAAGGGCGGGATCTCCAGCGGGATCGCCGTCGCTCCCGGTCCCTTGCCGATGACGACGTCGACGCGGAAGTCCTCCATCGCGAGGTAGAGCATCTCCTCCGCGGGTCGCGACATCCGGTGGATCTCGTCGACGAAGAGGACCTCGCCCTCGTTGAGCCCGGACAGGATCGCCGCCAGGTCGCCCGCGTGGGTGATGGCGGGCCCGCTCGTGATGCGCAGGGGCGCGGACATCTCGTGGGCGATGATCATCGCCAGCGTCGTCTTGCCCAGCCCGGGCGGACCGGAGAGCAGCACGTGGTCGGGCGCCCTCCCCCGCTGCCGAGCGGCCTCGAGGACCAGGCCCAGCTGGTCGCGCACGCGCACCTGGCCGACGACCTCGTCGAGGCTGCGCGGGCGCAGGGCCGCCTCGACGGCCCGCTCGTCGCCCTCCGCCTCGGCAGCGGTGAGCGAGCGGAGGTGGACCTCCTCAGCGGCGGCGAGCTCGTCCTCGTGGAAGGGCACGACCGATCACGCCTTCGAGAGCGAGCGCAGCGCCGCGCGCAGCAGCGCGCCGACGTCCGGCGAGCCCGCATCGGCCTGGTCGGCGACCGCGTCGACGGCCTTCTCGGCGTCCTTGGCGTTGTAGCCGAGGCCGACCAGTCCCTGGTGGACCTGGTCGCGCCAGGCAGCGGCCGCCACCGGAGCACCGCCGCCCGTCGCGCCGATGGGGGCGCCGATCCGGTCCTTGAGCTCCAGGATGATCCGCTGGGCGCCCTTCTGGCCGATGCCGGGCACCTTGGTGAGGGTCTTGACGTCCTCGGTGGCGATGGCCGTGCGGACCCCGTCGGGCGAGAGCACGGCGATGATCGACTGGGCGACCTTCGGACCGACGCCCGAGGCGGTCTGGACGAGCTCGAAGATCGCCTTCTCCTCCTCGTCGGCGAAGCCGTAGAGGGTGAGGGAGTCCTCGCGCACGACCATGCTCGTGGGCAGCGTCGCCTGACGGCCGGTGCGGAGCTGGGCGATGGTGCCCGGCGTGCACATCAGCTCGAGGCCGACACCACCGACCTCGACGATGGCGCTGGACAGGGTGACGGCAGCGACGTTGCCGCGCACGAATGCGATCATCGGACTCCTCCGGGCAGACGGGAACGGGTGGCGCGCGATGCGGCCAGCGCGGCGTCGATGCGCGCCTGCGAGCCGCCGCGCCAGATGTGGGTGATCGCGAGCGCCAGCGCGTCGGCGGCATCAGCCGGCTTGGGCATCGCGTCGAGGCGGAGGATGCGCGTGACCATCGCCCCGACCTGCGCCTTGTCCGCGCGTCCGTTGCCGGACACGGCGGCCTTCACCTCGCTCGGGGTGTGCAGGGCCACGGGCAGCCCGCGCCGCGCGGCGCACACCATCGCGATGCCGGCGGCCTGGGCGGTGCCCATGATCGTGCTGACGTCGGAGCGGGCGAAGATCCGCTCGATGGCCACGGCGTCGGGCCGGAACTCGTCGAGCCGGGCGTCGATGCCCTTCTCGATCGTGACCAGCCGCTCCGGGACCGAGAGCTCGGCGGACGTGCGTACGACGCCCACGTCGACCAGCGTCAGCGGCCGGCCGATCGAGCCGTCGACCACACCGAGGCCGCACCGGGTCAGTCCCGGGTCGATCCCGAGCACGCGCACGTCGTCACCTTCCGTCCGAACATGTGTTCGGAGACCAAGGTAGACGAAAGGACGTGCGATCCGGCCGGGACACGCCCGGCCGGCGCCCCGTCACTCCTCGATCTGGTCGAGGACCTCGTCCGGGATGTCGGCGTTGGAGAAGACGTTCTGGACGTCGTCGAGGTCGTCGACCGCGTCGACGAGCTTGAAGACCTTCCCGGCCGCCGTCGGGTCGGCGACGGGGATGTCCATCGAGGCGACGAACTGGACCTCGGCGGAGTCGTAGTCGATGCCGGCCTCCTGCAGCGCCGAGCGGACCGCGACGACGTCGGTCGCCTCGGACTGGACCTCGAAGCTGTCGCCGAGGTCGTTGACCTCCTCCGCTCCCGCGTCGAGGGTGGCCTCGAGGATGTCGTCCTCGGAGATCTCCTTGCCCTCCTGGGCCTTGGCGACGACGACGACGCCCTTGCGCGTGAACAGGCGCGAGACCGAGCCGGGGTCGGCCATGGTGCCGCCGTTGCGGGTGACCGCGGTGCGGACCTCCATCGCGGCGCGGTTGCGGTTGTCGGTGAGGCACTCGACGAGGAGCGCGACGCCCTGCGGGCCGTAGACCTCGTACATGATCGTCTCGTAGTCGACGCCGCCACCCTCGAGGCCGCCGCCGCGCTTCACGGCCGAGTCGATGTTCTTGTTGGGGACCGACTGCTTCTTCGCCTTCTGGATGGCGTCGAACAGGGTCGGGTTGCCGGACGGGTCGGGGCCACCCATCTTCGCGGCGATCTCGATGTTCTTGATCAGCTTCGCGAAGAGCTTGCCGCGCTTGGCGTCGATCGCGGCCTTCTTGTGCTTCGTGGTTGCCCACTTGGAGTGGCCAGACATTTCCGTCCCTCTTCTACCTCGACGACTTCCCTGCTGCCCGGCACCGCCGGAACAGCCGTGCGAGTCTATCCGGCGACCATCTCCAGGAAGACGCGGTGCACCCGGCCGTCCCCGTCCACCTCGGGGTGGAAGGACGTGGCGAGCAGGTGCCCCTGGCGTACGGCGACCGGGTGCCCGTGCGCCTCGGCGAGCACCTCGACGGCCGGTCCGGCCGCCTCCACCCACGGCGCACGGATGAACACGGCGTGCACCGGCGCGTCGAGGCCGGTGAAGTCGAGGTCGGCCTCGAACGAGTCGACCTGGCGCCCGAAGGCGTTGCGCCGGACGGTCACGTCGAGGCCGCCGATCGTCTCCTGCCCGACCGTCCCGCCCTCGATGCGGTCGGCGAGCAGGATCATCCCCGCGCAGGTGCCGAAGGTCGGCATGCCGCCCGCGACGCGCTCGCGGAGCGGGTCGAGCAGCTCGAACGTGCGGGCCAGCTTGGCCATCGTCGTCGACTCGCCGCCCGGGAGGACCAGCCCGTCACAACGCTCGAGCTCGGCGGGGCGGCGTACGGGGAAGGCGTCGGCGCCCAACGCGGTCAGGGCGTGCAGGTGTTCGCGGACGTCGCCCTGCAGGGCGAAGACTCCGATCGACGGCATGGGCACCGATCCTAGGGCGGTGGTCGTCGCGTCCCGGCGGCGGCCGTCCGGCCGGTCCCGCCACCACGCTCCAGAGCGCGGGCAGGAAGCAGGCGAGCACCAGCAGGGCCCACCACCACAGCGGCACGCGCGGGTGCATCGTGATGCCGTATCGGCCGTCGTCGTCGCGGTGGGTGATCAGCACCGAGCCGACCTCGCCGTCCGTCAGGTCGACGTGCGCGCCGCGGTGCGCCTGGAGTCGGACGGGGGCCAGCCCGGTCGAGACGTACGTCGCCCGCGCCCCGCCGTCGACCTCGGCGAACCCGAGCTCCTGGGCCCGCATGAAGGGCCGGTGGACGACGATCGCCACGCAGAGCAGCACCGCTCCCCCGACGACCAGGACGGGCGTGCGCCAGGTCGGCGACCGGACCAGCCACGCGACGGCGGCCAGGACGAGGCCGCCGACGAGCAGCAGGGGCGCCGCGACGACGAGCCAGCCGACGCCCGGCCACGTCCACACCACCTCGCCGACGAGGTCCGCCTGGGTGATCCGCCACGGGTCGGGTGCGGTGATCGCCCCCTGGGTGCCGATGCTGCCGTCCGCGTGGATGACGGCGACCCGGTGGCTGTAGGTGACGTCGCCGCCCGGCGGGTGGAAGGTCACGAAGTCGCCGACGTGCAGGGAGCCGATGTCCACGGGCTCGACCCACAGCAGCGAGTTCACCGGCGCGACGGTCCCCATCGAGGCCGTCTCCACCCGCTCCCAGTGCCCACCGCCCGCCCGCCACGCGCCCGCGGCGGCGGTGGCCGCGACCAGCACGGCGAGGAGGGTCCACTGCAGGGCGACCACGGCCCGGCGCCGGCTCATGCGAGGAACACCATGGCCGGGTCGGAGGTCCACTGCATCGCCATGGTCCAGCTCGTCGCCGGGCTGGTGCCGTAGGTGAAGGTCAGCGGGACCAGCAGGCGCAGGCCGGTGATGTCGGTGCTGTAGCCCGGCCCGCGCGCGGAGCTCGTGGTCAGGGACTGCGCCTGCCCCGCCGCCGGCGCCGCGACCGTGCGGGGGTTCGACGCGGGCGCCACGAGCGCGGTCAGGGTCATCGGCCCGACAGTGGCTGCCGGGTTGGTGAAGGCCAGGGTCGCCAGCACCTGGCTGCACGGGTCGGCCATCGCTCCCGGCAGCGTCCCCGTGTACGTCGTCAGGCCGTCGTCGCCCAGCATCCAGATCGACGCCGTCCCGCCCGTGCCGGCCAGGGACGTGCGGTAGGCAGTGGCGCTGGCGGCGGCGTACAGCGTGCCGACGGTGCCGGCCGACAGCGCGGTCGACTGGTTGACGAACGCGCCGGACAGGCGCCCGTGGAAGGACGACGACGGAGGCGCGGTCAGGCCGGTGAAGTCCGACCAGCCGAGGTGCCAGTAGCCGCTGGTGCCGGTCAGCAGGGCCAGCACGGTGCTCGACGCCTGGACGTTGCCGTCGACGTACAGGGTGATCGTCATGGTCACGCCGAGGACCGCCTTGGAGACGGTGAGGACCGCGAGGTGCCAGCCCGACGAGTACGACGACGAGCTGGCCCCCTGGGTGGTGCCGAGCGTGCTCGACACCGCGTAGCGGACCTTGCCGTTCTGGTCGAGCCAGAGCGCCGGGTTGGCCGCGCCGCTGCCGTTGGACAGGCTGCTGCTGAGGCTGAGCAGCCCACCGCCCTGGGCGTCGGACGCGTTGAACCAGACGCCCAGCGAGTAGTTGTTGGACAGCAGGCCGAGCAGGCCCGAGCCGTTGGTGCCGACGATGTCGGTGGCGTAGCCCGATCCGGAGAACTGTGCCGAGGACGTGCTGCCCCACGGGTCGGCCCGCTGTAAGGCGACCGCGTTGCGCGCCAGGAGCGGGTCGCCCGCCTGCTGGGTGTTGGCGAAGCGGACCGGGCCGCACGAGGCGGTGGCCAGGCTCTGGGTGATCGCACGGCCGCTGTCGTTGGTGATCGTGTCCCCCGCGCTCGCGGGCGCTCCGGACGAGGGCGCCAGGGAGCCCGGACACGCGACCGTGGCCGTGCGCGGCCCGCCGACGCAGGGCCCACCGGTGTGGGCATGCGTCACGGCGAGGGTTCCGGAGGCGGCGGTGTCCGTGCTGTTGGCGACCACCGCCGACGTCCAGCCGGACAGGGTCCCGGACGTCCCCGTGGCGAGGCCGAGCAGCGCCAGCGCCGCCACCGCGACGGTCCAGCGGCCCGGCCGCGTCATTTGTTCAGCGTCCAGCTCAGCGGCTGGCTGACCGTGACGCCCTGGTCGAGCACGGATGCGCCCCCGGGCAGCGCGACCGTGATCCGGCAGGTCGCCGAGGCGCCGGACGCCAGGCCCGGCGTGTGGGTCAGCGTCGGCATGCTGGCTGCCGAGCCGGCGGCGTACACGAGGTCGGTCCAGGCCGCGCCCGCCGAGTACGACGACCCGCTCGAGCAGCTGACCGCCACCGTGAGGTCGGTGGTGCACAGGTTGTTGGGTGTCGGCGTGCCGCTCGACGGGCTGGACGCGCACGTGCCCGGGGTCAGCACGAAGCTCGACGCGTTGGCCGCGCCGAGGTTGGTGAACACCACGTCGCTCACCTGACTGCCGCCGGGCGCGAGGGGCGAGGTCGTGCCGCCGTACTTGTTGATCGTCGTGCAGGTCGCCGAGTTGGCCGCGCCGTCGCTGGACCGGCAGGTCTGCGTGACGTGACCCGCGGTGCCGTCGGGGCCGACCTCCTGGAGGATCACCGCGGTCGTGGTCGCGACCGTGTTGGTGCCATTGGTCAGCACCGCGCTCGTCCAGTCCGAGAGGGTGCCGTTGACGCCGAGGGTCAGCAGCGCGGCCGCGGTCGCGCAGGCGCCGGCGAGGAGGCCACGCGGGCCCGGGCGCGGCCACCGGCGCCGTGCGGCGTGGCGGTGCGTCGGCGCCACGGCGCCATCACCCCAGCGTCCAGACCAGCGGCTGCGTCGCGGTCTGCCCCGAGACCTGCGGCGACGCGGACGCGGGCAGCGAGACGTCGAAGGTGCAGTCCGTCGAGTCCCCCGCGTCGAGGCTGGCGACGACGGCCTGGTCGCCGAAGGCCGAGAGCACGACGGGGGCCCCGGTGGTGTCGAGCGCGCTGGGTGCCGTGCAGACGACCGTGACGAGCGCGACGTCGCAGATGCTCGCCGTCGCGGTCGGGCTCCCCCCGGACGTCGCGCAGGCGCCGGGTCCCAGCGCGAGCGGGCCGCTGCCCGTGCCGGTGTTCGTGAGCGTGACGGTCACCGACTGGTGGTCGCCCGGCTCCAGCGGCGTCGCGGTGCCGCCGTACTTGTCGATGGTCGAGCAGGTGTACGTGTTGGCGGACCCACCGCCGTCGGTGGACGTGCACACCGCGCTGTTGGGTCCGGTCTCCTCGAGGACCAGCGCCTGCGCCGCCTCGAGGGTGTTGGTGTCGTTGGTGATGATCGCGCGGGTCCAACTGGCCAGCGTGCCGCTCACGCCGAGGACCAGGAGGACCGCGGCGATCGCGCCGGCACCGACGAGCGCGAGGCTGCGGCGACGGTCGCGGGAACGGGCAGTGGTCATGCCCCTTCATCGGCCGCGCCGCCGCCCGGCTGAGGACTCAGGACACCGAGCAGTTCTTGTTGCCGTTGCCGGAGTAGTTGGCGGCGTTCGACAGCGTCGACTCCACGCCCCCGGTGACGGCGACCAGTCGGAAGGTCCCGGCCTCGTTGTTGATCGACTGCGTCTGGCCGCTGCGCGCCGTCCCCGCGAAGGTGGTCGGGGTGCGGAAGCTGCCACCACCGCCGTAGTAGAGCTTGAACGAGTCGGGGTTGCCCGAGCCGGACCAGGTCCACGTCAGGTTGTAGGGGTTGTTGCCGTTGATGGTCGTGCAGCCGGTGATGACCGGCGTCACCGGCACCGGCGCCGCCACCGTGAACGTGGTGACCAGCGGCGTGGCCGTGTTGCCGGCGACGTCGGAGGCCGAGTACGTCGCCTGGTAGGTCCCGTTGACCATGAGCGCCGCCGTGAGCCCGCTGGAGCGGTACTGCGCTCCCGACACGACGGTCATCGGCTGGGCCGCGCACGCGGTGCCGTTGACGAAGGCCGAGCCGTCCCAGCACTGGACGGTGCCGCTGGTGCGTACCAGCTTCACCGCCACGGCGCTCACGCCGGAGCCGGCCGTGTCGGTCGCGTTGACGCAGACCTGGTTGGCGCTCGACGAGCACGAGAGCGCTGCCCAGTTCGTACCCGTCGCGCCGTTGCTGGGCGCCGGGCTCGTCAGCACCGGGGGCGTCGTGTCAGGCGTCGTGATCGTCGCGGTCGCTGTCGCGGTGTCCGTCCACACCGCCGACGTGAAGGCCCACGGACCACCGCCGGTCACACCGACGACGCCGCCGACGGCGAGGACCGAAGCGAGACCGGCGGGCACGACCAGCCGCCTGGCGCCCGTCGTACGACGCCGGGCGCCGCCGCCGCGGTGGCCGAACCCGAGGAGGGCGGCAGCCGCCACGAGCAGCCCCGCGGCCAGCAGCCCGGCAGGGCTGGAGGCGGCGCTGAGCACGCGGCCGGCGTACGGGATCCCGAAGGCGACGCGATCGGCCGCGTCCACGACGTAGGTCTCGGCGTCCGGCACGTTGTTGGTGTCGCCCTGCAGGGTCAGCGCGACGCCGTCGCCCGACGGCACCGCCGCCACGACCCGGTGGGTGACCCGGTGGCCCTGGGCGTCCACCACGCTGACGACGTCCCCGACCGAGATGTCCGCGGCAGGGACCTCCCGGGCGACGCCCAGCGCACCGGCCTCGTAGGAGGGGCTCATCGACCCGGAGACGAAGACGAGCGGAGTGACGTGGAAGAGCCACCCGGCGACGAAGCCGGCCAGGCAGAGGGCGCCCAGCACGCCGCCCGTCCACAGCACGGCCTCCCGGCCCCAGCGCGCCACCCGGGTCATGCGATCACCTGCGTCGCCGCGAAGGTGAACGCGACATTGGACGACTGGAAGCCGCCGACGCCGGAACCGGACGGGAGCGTCACCTGCACGCAAAGGTCGTGGTACGGGGTCACGGACGTCGCGGCGAGGTTGCCACCGGGGGCGCTGTAGCCGTTGAGGTTCGCGTTGGCGGTGCCGACGACGGTCCCGCCGGTGCACGTCGAGCCGCTCACGGTTCCTCCCTTGCGCACGGTGACCTTGAGCGCGGCACCGAGCGTGCCCGTGGCGGTCGCCGAGACGGTGTACCCGAAGGTGAGCCGCCCGGTGCTGTTGTTGCGGACCCGGAGGACCTTGGCCACCGAGCCGCCAGAGGCCGGGATGCTGCCGGAGAGGTCGCTCCACACGTAGGTCTCGGGCTTCACCTTGTTGTTCGTGGCGAGGTCGATGTGGACGGCGCCGGCCTGCACGGCCACGCCCTCCACCGTCGCCGCGTTGTGCCAGTACGCCGAGGTGGCGACGGCACCCGCGCCGAGCAGCAGGCCCGCCGACAGCAGGGCCCGGGTGCGACCGCGGCCGAACCAGCGGGCGCGCTGCGCACGGTGCCGGGGATCAGGCCTGTCCATCGGTGACCACCTCCTCGTCACGGTCGCGGCGGTCGCGGCGTCGGACCAGTGCGAGACCGGTGCCGACGAGCGCGGCCGCGAGCCACAGGAGGCCGGGCGCGACGGCGGAACCGGTGCCCGGCAGGCCGTCCTGCACGCCGCCCACCTGGCCGTCGTCACCGTCACCGGAGCCGGACCCGTCGCCGTCGCCCTCGTCGACACCTCCGACGTCGCCGTCCTCGGAGAGGGTGAGCCTGATCCGGAACGGGACGGAGTCGACCTGGCGGGTGGAGTCCCAGTCGAAGGTCGCACGCACGGAGACTCGCGTCTGGGCGCCCTCGGCCACCTCGAGCTCGGTCGCGGCCCGCGTCGTGCCGGCCTCGACCGGGAGCCAGGCACCGTTGCCGATCCGTGCCTCGAGCGTGAAGTCGTCGTCGGCGAGCAGCAGGTCGGGGTCGTTCGCGACCACGTCGACCGTGAGCACGCCGGCGGAGGGGCCGTCGTTGCGGACCCGGAACGAGCGGACCTCCTGGTCGCCCGGGACGAACCGGAACGACGGCTCGAAGAGCGGCGCGGTGAGCTCGGTGCTCCAGCTGACGCCGTCGCGGCTCAACCCGATCTCGTCGTCGGCGTGCGCCGGCGCGGCAGCCAGCGTGACCGTCGCGATGGCGACGGACACGATCGGTGCGACGAGACGCCGGATCACGATGAAGCCCTTCCTGTTGCTCTTCTGCGGGTCCCGGTGCGGACCAGGACCACGACGGCCAGCAGGAGGATTCCTGCCGCCAACGCCGGCGCGGGCCGGCGGTTCTTCCCAGGTGGTGCGAGTGCTGCGGGTCGTGCTGGTGCTGCTGACGTTGCTGGTGCTGCCGGATCCGTCGACCCCTCAGTGACCGGCTCCGGCGACTCCCTCTTCACCCGCCGGCGGTCACGGAGTGCCGTGACGAACATGAAGGCTGCGTAGCCGATGAGCGCCGCCGAGACGCCGAAGACGGCCCACTGACGCTCCTGGCCCGACAGCACGTTGTTGAGTCGTCCGAGGTACGGCGCCGAGTACCACAGCCGGCCCCTGACCTGGACCTCGGCGACCGGGAGCGGGTCCGGGTCGTCGTTGGCGTCGCCCTGCGTGATCAGCTGCGTCGTTCCGTCGAACCGGTTGCTGACCCCGACCACCCGGTGGGTGACGACGGTCGCCTTGCCGGACTCGAGCTGGTAGGTGATCACGTCGCCGACGGCGATCTCGTCCATGTCGACGGGCTTGACCACCACCAGCGTGCCCGGCGGGTAGGTCGGCTCCATCGAGCCGGTGAGCACCGTGTACGGCGTCGCCCCGGCGAGCCGCGGCACGAGGACCGCGGCCGCCAGGATGACGACCACACCGAGGATCACCACCCACAGCACGACCTGCCAGAGCCAACCGAGCGTCGCTCGTGCCGTGGGTGCCACCCGTCAGACGCCGTGATCGCCGGGAGCGATCAGCTGTGGACCTGGGTCAGCGAGAAGCCGAAGTCGCTCAGCGTCACGTTCTGGGTCTGCGTGCCGTTGCCCGCGGTGCCCAGGAAGGTGATGGTGATCGACGCGTCGACGACGTCGCCGTCGTTGGCCTCGGTGATGACGCCGTCGGCCACGTCGGTCCCGTCGATCTGGAACGAGTCGTCGATGGTCAGGTTCGTGCCCGTCAGCGAACCGCCACGGGTCGGGTCCGTGACGTCGAGGTTGGCGCGCAGGTGCTCACCGGTCGCCTGGACCTCGAACGAGCAGGTCTTCGTGAGGGTGTCGCCGGGGACGATGAGGTCGCCGGCCTCCCAGACCTTGCTGGCCTCGTCCTCGCCGCTGTCGAACACCCAGTCGGCGTCCGCGCACGTGTCGTTGATGATCTTGAGCTCGCCCGCGGTCGCAGCGATGCCCTCGACGTCAGCGTCGGCGGTCCAGAACGCGAGCGTCCCGGCGCCACCCATGAGCAGCACGGCCGCGCCGCCGGCGGCGAGTGCGCCCTTCGTCGTCTTCTTCATTGGTTCTCCAGTCCCCATGCCTGCGTTGTCCCCAGGTCTGGCTCTCAGTTGTGAGGGATTGACTTTTTCCGACGCGGGAGCGCCTCGGAATCCGAAACGAAGGCAATCACGGACGGTCATGCAGGCGCGGGGAAACCGGGACATTGGCCCGGTAAATAAATCGGAGCCATGGTCCTGACGTGTCAGGACCATGGCTCCGATGGGTCATGCGGGTGGTTGCCCGCGTGGTTCAGCGAGGAGTCACCAGCCGCGCTCGGCGAGGCGGTGGGGCTGGGGCAGCTCGTCGACGTTGATCCCGACCATCGCCTCACCCAGACCACGCGAGACCTTCGCGACCACGTCCGGGTCGTCGAAGAAGGTCGTCGCCTTCACGATCGCCTCGGCGCGCTGCGCCGGGTTGCCCGACTTGAAGATCCCCGAGCCGACGAACACACCCTCGGCACCCAGCTGCATCATCATCGCCGCATCCGCCGGCGTCGCGATCCCACCAGCGGTGAACAGCA
Above is a genomic segment from Nocardioides aromaticivorans containing:
- the yajC gene encoding preprotein translocase subunit YajC, producing MKDAAQLLPIVAIAVIFWLLIIRPASRQRKQAAELQSQLSVGDDVMLTSGIFGTIVATTGDNLELEIAPGVVVEVVRGAVASVRRDLAETAAADAPDDDSTDPEEER
- the ruvB gene encoding Holliday junction branch migration DNA helicase RuvB, producing the protein MPFHEDELAAAEEVHLRSLTAAEAEGDERAVEAALRPRSLDEVVGQVRVRDQLGLVLEAARQRGRAPDHVLLSGPPGLGKTTLAMIIAHEMSAPLRITSGPAITHAGDLAAILSGLNEGEVLFVDEIHRMSRPAEEMLYLAMEDFRVDVVIGKGPGATAIPLEIPPFTLVGATTRAGLLPGPLRDRFGFTAHLEFYEPAELDLIVGRSAGLLGVELTAEGSAEIAGRSRGTPRIANRLLRRVRDYAQVRADGTVTRSVAEAALDLYEVDGLGLDRLDRAVLDVLCRRFGGGPVGVSTLAVAVGEERETVEEVAEPFLVRNGFLARTPRGRIATPAAWAHLGMPAPSYPTDEATPTLFED
- the ruvA gene encoding Holliday junction branch migration protein RuvA — translated: MIAFVRGNVAAVTLSSAIVEVGGVGLELMCTPGTIAQLRTGRQATLPTSMVVREDSLTLYGFADEEEKAIFELVQTASGVGPKVAQSIIAVLSPDGVRTAIATEDVKTLTKVPGIGQKGAQRIILELKDRIGAPIGATGGGAPVAAAAWRDQVHQGLVGLGYNAKDAEKAVDAVADQADAGSPDVGALLRAALRSLSKA
- the ruvC gene encoding crossover junction endodeoxyribonuclease RuvC; translated protein: MRVLGIDPGLTRCGLGVVDGSIGRPLTLVDVGVVRTSAELSVPERLVTIEKGIDARLDEFRPDAVAIERIFARSDVSTIMGTAQAAGIAMVCAARRGLPVALHTPSEVKAAVSGNGRADKAQVGAMVTRILRLDAMPKPADAADALALAITHIWRGGSQARIDAALAASRATRSRLPGGVR
- a CDS encoding YebC/PmpR family DNA-binding transcriptional regulator; translation: MSGHSKWATTKHKKAAIDAKRGKLFAKLIKNIEIAAKMGGPDPSGNPTLFDAIQKAKKQSVPNKNIDSAVKRGGGLEGGGVDYETIMYEVYGPQGVALLVECLTDNRNRAAMEVRTAVTRNGGTMADPGSVSRLFTRKGVVVVAKAQEGKEISEDDILEATLDAGAEEVNDLGDSFEVQSEATDVVAVRSALQEAGIDYDSAEVQFVASMDIPVADPTAAGKVFKLVDAVDDLDDVQNVFSNADIPDEVLDQIEE
- the pdxT gene encoding pyridoxal 5'-phosphate synthase glutaminase subunit PdxT; protein product: MPSIGVFALQGDVREHLHALTALGADAFPVRRPAELERCDGLVLPGGESTTMAKLARTFELLDPLRERVAGGMPTFGTCAGMILLADRIEGGTVGQETIGGLDVTVRRNAFGRQVDSFEADLDFTGLDAPVHAVFIRAPWVEAAGPAVEVLAEAHGHPVAVRQGHLLATSFHPEVDGDGRVHRVFLEMVAG
- a CDS encoding S26 family signal peptidase, encoding MSRRRAVVALQWTLLAVLVAATAAAGAWRAGGGHWERVETASMGTVAPVNSLLWVEPVDIGSLHVGDFVTFHPPGGDVTYSHRVAVIHADGSIGTQGAITAPDPWRITQADLVGEVVWTWPGVGWLVVAAPLLLVGGLVLAAVAWLVRSPTWRTPVLVVGGAVLLCVAIVVHRPFMRAQELGFAEVDGGARATYVSTGLAPVRLQAHRGAHVDLTDGEVGSVLITHRDDDGRYGITMHPRVPLWWWALLVLACFLPALWSVVAGPAGRPPPGRDDHRPRIGAHAVDRSLRPAGRRPRTPARPDRVGRRRLPRTPPRRARAL
- a CDS encoding LamG-like jellyroll fold domain-containing protein, which translates into the protein MTRPGRWTVAVAALALLGLATGTSGTLSGWTSAVVANSTDTAASGTLAVTHAHTGGPCVGGPRTATVACPGSLAPSSGAPASAGDTITNDSGRAITQSLATASCGPVRFANTQQAGDPLLARNAVALQRADPWGSTSSAQFSGSGYATDIVGTNGSGLLGLLSNNYSLGVWFNASDAQGGGLLSLSSSLSNGSGAANPALWLDQNGKVRYAVSSTLGTTQGASSSSYSSGWHLAVLTVSKAVLGVTMTITLYVDGNVQASSTVLALLTGTSGYWHLGWSDFTGLTAPPSSSFHGRLSGAFVNQSTALSAGTVGTLYAAASATAYRTSLAGTGGTASIWMLGDDGLTTYTGTLPGAMADPCSQVLATLAFTNPAATVGPMTLTALVAPASNPRTVAAPAAGQAQSLTTSSARGPGYSTDITGLRLLVPLTFTYGTSPATSWTMAMQWTSDPAMVFLA
- a CDS encoding signal peptidase I, with translation MTRVARWGREAVLWTGGVLGALCLAGFVAGWLFHVTPLVFVSGSMSPSYEAGALGVAREVPAADISVGDVVSVVDAQGHRVTHRVVAAVPSGDGVALTLQGDTNNVPDAETYVVDAADRVAFGIPYAGRVLSAASSPAGLLAAGLLVAAAALLGFGHRGGGARRRTTGARRLVVPAGLASVLAVGGVVGVTGGGPWAFTSAVWTDTATATATITTPDTTPPVLTSPAPSNGATGTNWAALSCSSSANQVCVNATDTAGSGVSAVAVKLVRTSGTVQCWDGSAFVNGTACAAQPMTVVSGAQYRSSGLTAALMVNGTYQATYSASDVAGNTATPLVTTFTVAAPVPVTPVITGCTTINGNNPYNLTWTWSGSGNPDSFKLYYGGGGSFRTPTTFAGTARSGQTQSINNEAGTFRLVAVTGGVESTLSNAANYSGNGNKNCSVS